The Oryctolagus cuniculus chromosome 5, mOryCun1.1, whole genome shotgun sequence genome includes a region encoding these proteins:
- the LOC138842985 gene encoding calcium homeostasis modulator protein 6-like — protein sequence MEKFKPLLDLQIKHRTSLLYGLTSLLTAGGERLFSTVVFQCPCTAAWNLCYSLVFLLVPALVLFLLGYLLSARTWHVLTGCCASSTRAKCPSGCRGALVLLKLTASAAFVPLTWVAVALLGGSFYECAASGSKILARRLCQKISQCQNVSSHCYNVSSQCLEQLPLVPCSQAKESSVQDLLKDLKAESQVFGWILIAVIIIVFLLLTAVSRCLSPVSFLQLKFWKIYLEQEQQILKSQATEHATALAKENVTCFFESSHAKEIHIPSIKEWQQISSLHTFNPKDPYYSMLHKYVNRKEMSHSIRFCEGDEVVPEPGSVDLAGISTTRDL from the exons ATGGAGAAGTTTAAGCCTTTGCTGGACCTGCAAATCAAGCACCGCACCTCGCTGCTCTATGGCCTCACCAGCCTGCTGACCGCGGGCGGCGAGCGCCTCTTCTCCACGGTGGTGTTCCAGTGCCCCTGCACCGCTGCCTGGAACCTGTGCTATAGCTTGGTCTTCCTGCTGGTGCCAGCGCTCGTGCTCTTCCTCCTGGGCTATTTGCTTAGTGCACGAACTTGGCACGTGCTGACCGGCTGCTGTGCCTCGAGCACCCGCGCAAAATGCCCCTCAGGGTGTCGCGGCGCCCTGGTGTTGTTGAAGCTCACCGCCTCTGCAGCTTTCGTGCCACTCACCTGGGTGGCCGTGGCGCTGCTGGGCGGCTCCTTCTATGAGTGTGCAGCCAGCGGAAGCAAGATCCTTGCACGGCGCTTGTGCCAGAAAATCTCTCAGTGCCAGAATGTCTCCTCTCACTGCTACAATGTCTCCTCTCAGTGCCTGGAGCAGCTGCCGCTGGTGCCTTGCTCCCAAGCCAAGGAGTCCAGCGTGCAGGACCTCCTGAAGGATCTCAAGGCTGAGTCTCAG GTGTTCGGCTGGATCCTGATAGCAGTTATTATCATCGTCTTCCTGCTTTTGACAGCAGTCTCTCGATGCCTATCTCCAGTTAGTTTTCTGCAGCTGAAATTCTGGAAAATCTAtttggaacaggagcagcagaTCCTTAAAAGTCAAGCCACAGAGCATGCAACAGCATTGGCAAAAGAGAATGTCACATGTTTCTTTGAGAGCTCGCATGCAAAGGAAATCCACATTCCAAGCATTAAAGAATGGCAGCAGATTTCATCACTACATACTTTCAATCCGAAAGACCCGTACTACAGCATGTTGCACAAATATGTTAACAGAAAAGAGATGAGTCACAGTATCAGGTTTTGTGAAGGTGATGAGGTGGTTCCTGAACCTGGCTCTGTGGATTTAGCTGGTATAAGCACCACTAGAGATTTAtaa